The DNA region AGGTCTACCAGCCCTGTGGATGAGTTTTCATCTAGTGATTTGTAGTTCTCAAAAACTTGTGCCAAGAGACTCTCAATTCGTGTTTCgcaatctaaaaatatacttttctgCAATAATACAATGAGGACAGTAAGAGGCATTTCTTTGGTGCACTGGGACAATTTATAAAGCATAAAATATGAGGTGAATTTCAGATAAGATGGTAGCACCCATGCCATGCTCTTCCTATCATTGGAAGCCATGCAAGCCAATTTCTAGAAAACATTAAcacaacaaagcaaaaaaaataacaagatgtCAACTAGATTGGTCAgcaatggatatatatataaagaaaaacccTCAACAACCACCCAAAAACTGATGACCGAGCATAACATTCAGATTCTTACTAAATTCTTTTCATAGCATCTTCATATTTATGTATGATTCATGTCAAgcgttttctttcttcattcttCAAACAATTACCTAGAAAGCTAAAAGAAATAGAAGTGCTGCAGGGTGTCCACTACAatcacaaacacaaacacaaacacaaacacaaaaggATGATCTCGCCAAATTCATGGACTGGTCATGGTATAGAACCAACCTTTAGCAAGGGAAATCCTCTGTGAACTTGCTTCTTCCATGTcccaaaaaaaccataattggAGTGGCACAATCCATTCTCATCAGTAAGCGAACCACAAAAGCTTTTATGCCTAATTATCCTTGCCAAAATATAAGGCCTGTTTAAACTATTTGAGAGTTTAGCTTTGTTAACTTGGTTTCCAATTACTATTTCAGCTTTTGCTTCTATTCATTTTGTCACTAACAgtgaaaattaaatacaaattgtACTTTTATAGCATATAAATTATCCTATGTGAATTTGCTTCTTCCATGTTCCAAACAAACCATTATTGGAGTGGCAAAATCCTTTCTTATCAGTAAGAGAACCACAAAAAGGTTTTTTTGCCTAATATACTTGCCAAAACCTAAGGCCTATTTAAACTATTTGAGAGTTTAGCTTCGTTAACTTGCATCTAATTGCTATTTCAGCTTTTGCTTCTATTCATTTTGTCACTGACGGTGAAAAGTATAAATTATACTTTTATAGCgtaaaaaaaagggggagagagagaggcaatAGGCTTCATCCAAATTAGCATCAAAAGCAAAGTTCCCTCAATTCGTTAACTTGCATCTAATTACTATTTCAGCTTTtgcttctatttattttatcactGACGGTGAAAAGTATAAATTATACTTTTATAGcgtaaaaaaaaggggggggggagagGCAATAGGCTTCATCCAAATTAGCATCAAAAGCAAAGTTCCCTCAATTCGGTGTGTTGAGTGCCAGCTacttaaataaatcatttctcATTTTCTGGTTTGATTTTGAAGTTAATAGAACGCTTGGATATGCATTCAAGAGATTATTTGTAAGTAGTGTGTAATCTCAGCAATTATTAGGAGCCTACCTCTTGCACGGTTAAACTCTTCTCACTCCTGGCCTTCATAATGGGTACAAGTAACTCATTGACAAGCTCCAAGCAGTCTTTCTTTGGAAGGGCCACATCCATGACCCGTGAAAGATATCtagaaagaaatttagaaaAGTTAAGACATGTAAGGAAATAGAAAGATGAAAGTAAAAATGAACAACTAGATCCACTGagatattcaataaatttgcAGTATAAGCACCTCAATTTTGTATATGAATCAGAAACTCCATAATAATCTGCAAATTCAATCAACAGCCACTTCCAAGATCCATGTAATCTCAAATTTCGAGAATGAAAAAGCTGTGCGTGCATAGCAGCCTCCAGTAGTAGATCATAAGCTATTGTTTCCACAACAGGACCACTCTGTATATTAACagcacaaaaaaatgaaattatggaAGTAAAACATCACAAGCACTGCATCATGGAAGCACCTTGTATAATAGTAATAAGCACACACTTGTAGACCACATGAAAGCACTTGACAATGCATGCACACTGCAGCAAATGATATGCAAGAAGACAGCCTGCACAAGCATTCATTTACATTCACATGCTCGTAATTCTAGCACTTGAACATTGAATTTATACTAAAAATGGAAAAGACAAAACAGCATAATTGCTACCACAAAATTATTCCAAAAGAAGGCATAAAGATAAATAGGTATTATCTATTCGGCTAATTTGAGTTGAAAGAACTGAAACCTTAATATTATTAGTCTCATCCTGTGTAATAGTACTGCCAATGAAGAGTTGTATCTTCCCAACACATTCTTGATCTTCATGGTATAAGGGCCACCATCGAATTCTATCACTCTGCATAATTTGAATAATCACATCATCTAAAGTAATTATTTATACTTACAAGTACCTCATGCTGGAAGATACAGGAAAAAGGTACATACAGGATTAtcattgaaagatgaaatagcAATTGTTGCTCGGCCGTGGAGTGACTTTTTTGTATCTTGTACCTCTACCAAAAGTGCTTCCCCTTCACTTTCTGGAAAACTGAATTACGTAAACATGTGAGATTTTCCCATTCCATGTAGAACAATTATACCGGAAATTATACATAGTCCTTTGTTTTGTGAGGGTGATCAATGGTTTTACTTTGTCAACCATATGATTTTCATCAGCATAAAATTGATAGATGAACAGAAATGAAAATCTTTTGGGCCATATATCATATTACAAGGTACATTAATGGCCCCATCTGCTAGCCTTTCAATTGAGACTGAGCTGTCTACAATTTTTATCATCtcatgctaatattttttttgttgtaaaaaaaaaacctcatagcAGCCAACTGTATGACAAGTTGAAAGTAAGTTCAGAACTTACAAGATGTGGTAATCCCCACTTCCTGGGTGTAAACAAATAGCAGAACCTGGTTCAACTTGAGAATTTTCAGTAGTACTCTTCAGTTGGAATAAGCATGTCAGTTTCTCtgcaaaccagaaaaaataattttaactgtCCATCAAAATAGTGCAGCAGAGAAGTTTCTAAAATTTTGCACAATTCAAAATGCCAAAACAAGTGGAATCCACATGATCGACGTGCagcagaaaaaataattttaactgtCCATCCAAATAGTGCAGCAGAGAAGTTTCTAAAATTTTGCACAATTCAAAATGCCAAAACAAGTGGAATCCACAAGATTGATGTGATTTAAGACAACCACTTGCAGTATCTTCTTTAGGATATAGACAGAATTCATTTACCCTAATGATAATCTGAAAATGTGATTATAAGTGAATCTGTCGTTAACTTGCTACACATATATGAGCAATAGACTTTGCAGCCATTTTAATGAAAACACAAACCTGCTGTTGGCACTGGAAACGAAGCCATTTTAAGAGAATTCATGCCAGTTTTCACTAGCGATGAAACATGCTGGACATACTCTTTCCCCATTTGCATGTAGATTGCACTACGCTGGGAGTAAGTGCTCATAAGTTTCCGCCTTGGTATTATCCGGAGTTTCTTAACTGCCAAAGTCAACAAGTGTACTTTAGTTgaattaagaaacaattaaagcttaattttggtggaaaactattttttctcattattgCATATCCAGTTACTCAGCATTGGACATCCTTTTTGTCTGTCATGACTAAATAATGAATATCCTTGATGTGAATCTACAGATgactaaattatgaaaaaagaatggAACTGGGAATTTAAAACATGACAACCAAATTAACAGGAAAGAAATTCCAACGCTTCATTCTAATTATTTGACTTCCTTATGTAGCAATGACACAAGAGATCTTACCTTCAACTCTTATCTTCCCAACAACCTTTTTTGCCTTCAAAGGGCATGTTTGTTCTGCAATTTTAGTTGAGTTGACTGCTACAGGTTGAATACGGCGTGGTTGCAACAAAAATTTGTGTAGTCTACAATATTAGAATAGGAAAATAAATACCAATCAGAGTTGCATATTAGccataaattaacaaaaaaaaatcaccatcttTAGTAGCTATATTATATTTTCACCGTATAAGGAATCCTACCCAAAAGCACTTCTAAGAATCAGACACTCATCACGCAGAAACTCAGGAGCCTCAGTGCAACCTCTAGCCCAGGCATATAGACATAAGCGGATACATGCATCATAAGCAATCATAGTTTGCCATGCATATTGACCGCtgcaacaattaaattaacaagcCATCAGAACACACGCTGGCAATGATAGTTGTgtgcatgaaaaaataaaaaaaacctgttcAGACGGATATCAAACAGACTCATAATCCATAAAGGgcagaaaatgaaaatgttCCAGACACATTCAGTCAAACATCCAGAATTTAAAACAAACTCATTTAGTTATTATATTCAAATCCTAAAGGGATCAACCAATAGCAAACTTAGAAATTAAACTCcattaaaataaccaaaatatcaCTATAGCATTAATGAGTTTGAATTTAAATCAGATCATACCCCGTGTTATAACAAAGTGAACGGTCTGATGAACTAGTCTGCCAATAAGGCATCTTTCCTTCCATTTCTCCAGTCATAAAGCTATTTATTCTGCGCCAGAAGATAAAGCAGATTAGTAGTAAGTGACTAATAGAACAAAGAAATgataattatagatgaattattaaATGCCTAATGCCACTAATAATTGCAATACCTTTCATCACATTCGGTACTTTGCATAGATTGTGATGTTTGATCAAATAAACCTTCCCCTGATTCTCTTGGCTTGCCAACTCCATACGCAATTTGCTCAATTTCTGTGTCAAACGTAACATTCCCTTCTTCTCCGCCAATTTCAATTATTGGAGGAGCACTTGGAGTCCCCATCTCCTCCACCGGTCTAAATACATTTGCTTCATTGCTAAAATTATCCTATAATCACAATCACAACCAACATTAATCACcagtactaaaaaaaaaacccaaagagaTCATCAATCAACAAGCAAACAAGAACCCAACATACCAATTGTGCATTGCGTAGCTGAACTCTCTCTCGAAGCGAAAAACTACCACCCGGGCCCACCGAATTCTTCTTGGGTGTTCCAGATTTTCTAAACCCTAGATCACCATCAACTTGAGTAGTACTCTTAAGCCTTATAAAGTGACCAGGCAATTCAATCTTCAAATCCTCCTTCAAAACCCCTCTATTCAACTTGGTTTTAGCAGTAGGCCTATTTCTAGTAACCCCAAAAATCTCCTCCTCATCTTCATCCTGATAACTTTGCATCACAGGCTTCTCCAAGTAATCAAAATCGGAAGGACCTATATCCTCAAAACCATCCTCTTCAGTGTAGTTTCTACGACCAATCTCGTAATCAGAAACTGAAGCCACGCTCACATTATCGTCGTCTTCTTCTTTGTTCTGAAGGCACGGAGAGACTATACTGTGAGGGGTCAGTAACCCAGAATGGAATTTAAGCGGAGGCAATAAATGGGAAGAGCTATTGTAGAAAAGTGGAGATTTCGGAAATGGGTtttctgctgctgctggtggtgATAGCTTCTCTGCTGATAACGGAGATAGCGGAGATCGAACTTTAGGTTGAGATTCTTCTGCATCTGATCCCTGCAAAAACATGAATTACTACTATCATtctcattaaataataaatttttgaaaagaaagaaagatcagCATGCAATACCCGCTTGATCCAGTCAATGGCGGATTCATCCAGACCTTCAGTGAACATTCTTATTCTCTGCTTTTGAGCTTTCTGCTGCCAAGAGAAAGAATCAACGTCTCAAAGATAGAAttaatcaaaaggaaaaaaagaaaagaaaagggtggaTATGAAGAGATTCAAGGGGCTGCTATTTCCTTTTCCTGATGAGAGAAGAGCTTAGAGAAGAAGGTAAAGGAGAAGGGAAGGGAGCGTTTTGAAAAGGCAACGGCTAGTTTGaggctttcttttttatatttaaaagaaagaaataaaagaatattcGGAAAAAATCGAGTGAGTTGAGTTGCCATCCCTCATCGGGTCCCAGATAGAAAGGGAATTATTCGGAAAGTGCGTTGTTGTGAAGGGTCAAAAAAGGGAGTTTATTGCTTTGTAAATAAATCGGATATTCTGCTGCGCAGGAAAATttcatttgctttttaaaaatatttttatttaaaatatattaaattaattttaaataaaaaaaaatttatataaaatattatttgagtttGAGCCATGTTcggaaatatttgatttttaagtgaaatataaattaaaataactataattcataataattacCTTTActaggtataaaaaaaaaatgtaaactaCACAGTGTCAtgaaattacataaataattagagaattgacataaataatcttaattattatttagaaacaaaataattaaataaataaaacggaGAAAAATAGTAAAAGAGGAATTCAAAACAAGATTGATCGAAATTAATATTGTTCACGGAatgaatcattttttatcatgttctttctttcattcttcaagtttttagtttaaatatttttattaaatagtaatttgaatgtattttaaataataattatttagggggtgtttggaagtgtaatGATAgctatttttcaaagtatttttgcttgaaaatatattaaaataaaatttttttttattttttaaaatttatttttgatattaatatattaaaataattttaaaatactaaaaaatattaaaaactaaaaaaatatttttttaaaataaaatattttttaaaataaaaaaaaaaaaactaaagttagTTATATTGTGGGATTGGGTTGAAAATGGAAGAGtgagtgttttatttatttatttggttttggttatttttattatttttttctgaaaagtattaaattggttattagttatttttttaataattgatgtaaaaaataaataaatatatttttaattaaaaattgaattaacctATAAAGTATAAACTCCAATCCGACATGGAAGGAAACCAATTTCCCTAAAGAGAGAGAATCTCTACAGGATGCGATGAATCCAGTTCCAGATAGCTGCAAGCATTAAGCCATGTCGGAAATGATCCTGAAATCTAACTCTCTGCGATAATGACAACTGAGATTATTACGATGACTCTTTttaggaaaggaaaggaaacgaTGATAAGGTTGACTGTGCTCACTTCACCCAGAGAACAAGAGAGCCACATCGAGAGAAAGGGCTCCACGTTTCCCTTCATGCGCCAACACAGAGTGACAGGCCAAAAGGTGAGCTTCTCAGTCACACAGCCGAGCACAATCGCACAATGCCACCTCGCCAGCCCTGAACTACGTACGGAACAATCATGGTTGCAGTGCACCCTCTCTCAATTCAACCCAATTACTCCGTTGTCACCCTCTCCAGGCAGGTACGTTGGGGGGGAGGAAGAAATTCgctccttctcttctcctcgGGTCTCAATTGCGTCGGTTTCATCTCCTTGTTGCAAAAGTCTAACTTCCGTTCTCTAATGCATACAAAGTGGCTGTTGTGTGCATCTTTGGACTCTTctagctttttatttattgatgttttgCTACTGTTTCATTTCCATGGGCCCCACTAGATTAGCGGTGGGGCCTACGTGTCAGCGAATTTTGGGGTCTGCTCTCTGTATTTCTAACCCCTGTATCTTGCTCTTTGGGAGTGCAAATGCAACAAGGAAGATTTTGAGCTGTGAGACAGAGAGAAATGAGTGACAAGAAAGGGGGTCATGATGATGATCGTGAGGATACGTTTCTTGGAGGAGAAATGGGGGGGTTTTCAGTGGAGGGCCATCATTTCTTGGATGGTTTTGACAAGGAAAAGGATGGGAGATCAGGGTTTCTTGAATTTGGGTATGGGTACCCTAACCATCAGTACTTTGAGCTCAAACTCCCACATGATGATACTCAACTTGGTCACCTCAGTCCACTTGGTGACTCTGATGAAAATGATGATCCGTTTCTTGAACTCCAAGAAACTCTAGAAGCCCCGACTCCTCATCATGTGTCTCAAAATGGAACTTACCACCCTGCTGTTGTTTCTTCTAACGAGGAGGTCGGTGGGGTGGTGGTGgagaaagaggaggaggaggagaacaaCAAGGAGGGCCTTGTGCAGCAGCCTCCATCTCCTCCTCGTCCTCCACAAGAAGTTCATAATCACCTTCGCCTTAGTTTTACTTCTGATCTTAAACCTCGCCTTAGATGGACACAAGACCTCCATTCATGTTTCGTTAATGCTGTCAAAGAGCTTGGTGGACCCCAAAGTTAGTCTATCCccctcttgaaaaaaaaaacatcgttatctggtttttctgtttcttttattattgtgttttaataGTACTTTTTCTCAGTGCATGTTCTGAAATATTTGATGATTATATGATCATCTTtctgctgcttcttttttttctgcatTAATTTCATCCGCACGCTTCTTTTGGTATGCCAGAGAGGCCTGGTTGTTGATGATTATAAGATcatctttttgctttttctaaaaaaataaatatatttttacagaaACCTCTACTCGATCGAACAGGATATATGCCTCTTTTGATATGCCAAGGATGACTAGTTGTTGATGATTTTATGATTATCTTTTTgctctttcttaattttatctgtACTAAGATCTCTACTGATCAGATAGGATCTTCATCTGCATGCATCTATGATCCGTTTTTCGTTTTACTAGAATTCATAGTTGTTTACATCTAGATCTGAAGTTTGCCTGGTtggatctttttttaataaccttCTGAATTTTCCTTTGCATGCGCTCCttgaagaaaatcatttttttttccttttcttcttctgttaaAGATTTCTTCTTTGAAATGCTTTTTACTTCAGCGAATTtgcctctctctttttctttttctttttcttcccttctGTGTGCATCATATTGTGTTTTCATCTAAAGAAAACAATTGCATAAAGCACTACGGTCTCTATCTGCTATGTGACCTTTTCTCTCAAAGAGATGTCACTCTAATTTATGGAAATTCTCCCTCAACTGTGTGGCTTTCTTATTCTTTGTCCTCTTACCATGCAGGTGATTGTCTGTGCTCTCTGTTTATTATCTGGTGTTCTGttcttagtttttatttttcatctttaatattGTGTAGATTAGTTTAATGCAAGCCATTGTGATGGATAATGTTGTGATGTATGATTTCTTTGAAACAAATTCAGTATTTTGTAATGCTCTCTTAAtgagttgtttttattaattagtttcaCCAGATGCgattattgaaatattattgaGACCAGTTTGGTGCTCAAATGAAGTTATGATttactcataattttttttctatgtttggtattgtgaagCATGCATGTCGTAGAAGTTCTGTGGATGTGGTTTGTTAAGGATTTCTCTTTGGGTAGCAACACTTTTGTTCGATTCTGTTATCACTATATATGTGATGGAAATCTAGCAATCGCATGTTCTTTTGGTGGAAGATCTTTTTTGTATTGGTTAATGGATTAAATGTCACACTATTGAATCCCTGCTTGGAGATTTTGGTATTTCTAGTGGTTCTCATAAACTGCACTTGGGATCATAATTGATCCTTTGCCATGCACGTAGAGCGAGCTTGTCAGTATCGCAAATTTGTCGACTCGGATTTCAATTCTAactgattttttgtttcttaatgtTTGTCGTGTTCTCGTAGTTTTGATAAATAGGAAACCATGAGAAATTTGTTGTTCAAAATGTGTTTGGTGGACGTTTATGCGTATTTGTTGGTTTCGTAAATGTTCCCCTGGTTTGATTGGAtgattttagagaaaaatctgGCAATTCATGGCTTGCACCAATGAGTCTTTACTGCAAATAGCCGTTAGcgctctcttttttgttttcatccttTTTCCGGTATTCTTTGATTTTCAGACACGTGCACGGCTTCAATTTGTGTTTTCCTTTGGTTTTATGTGTTTCAGCAGTTATTTGAGCTTATTGTTCCTAGTTTGAGTCACATTACCAACTGAGAGTTCCTGCTGGTATTCTTCACCTTTATCATAAATGGCTTAGGATGCAGTCGTTTTGAGTGCACAGATGAGAATTTACCATAGAAGTCCATTAGTGCACTCCTTTCCATTTTTACTCTAGCCAGCttt from Populus alba chromosome 14, ASM523922v2, whole genome shotgun sequence includes:
- the LOC118053820 gene encoding uncharacterized protein → MFTEGLDESAIDWIKRGSDAEESQPKVRSPLSPLSAEKLSPPAAAENPFPKSPLFYNSSSHLLPPLKFHSGLLTPHSIVSPCLQNKEEDDDNVSVASVSDYEIGRRNYTEEDGFEDIGPSDFDYLEKPVMQSYQDEDEEEIFGVTRNRPTAKTKLNRGVLKEDLKIELPGHFIRLKSTTQVDGDLGFRKSGTPKKNSVGPGGSFSLRERVQLRNAQLDNFSNEANVFRPVEEMGTPSAPPIIEIGGEEGNVTFDTEIEQIAYGVGKPRESGEGLFDQTSQSMQSTECDERINSFMTGEMEGKMPYWQTSSSDRSLCYNTGGQYAWQTMIAYDACIRLCLYAWARGCTEAPEFLRDECLILRSAFGLHKFLLQPRRIQPVAVNSTKIAEQTCPLKAKKVVGKIRVEVKKLRIIPRRKLMSTYSQRSAIYMQMGKEYVQHVSSLVKTGMNSLKMASFPVPTAEKLTCLFQLKSTTENSQVEPGSAICLHPGSGDYHIFFPESEGEALLVEVQDTKKSLHGRATIAISSFNDNPSDRIRWWPLYHEDQECVGKIQLFIGSTITQDETNNIKSGPVVETIAYDLLLEAAMHAQLFHSRNLRLHGSWKWLLIEFADYYGVSDSYTKLRYLSRVMDVALPKKDCLELVNELLVPIMKARSEKSLTVQEKSIFLDCETRIESLLAQVFENYKSLDENSSTGLVDLFNLMQESAAPALGEAVKVYTLLHDILSQDAQTMLRNYLQTAAKKRCRKHMVETDEFVSGNSEGFLLDSITISTAYLKMKNLCLNIGKEIQADIRIHNQHLLPSSIDLSNIAAAVYSTELCNRLRIFLSACPPSSPQPHVNELLIAIADFERDLELWNISPVQGGVDSRGLFHCYIMVWVQDMQINLLELCKAEKVPWAGVMTNHSTSPFAEEMYERIKDALIEYEVVINRWPRYSLILENAVADVERAIVKALEKQYNDILTPLKDSIPKRLNMHVQKLTRRQSTTLYSVPNQLGIFLNTIKRILDVLHCRVEDIFKSWASYLPLVGDKKSICGEQMNGITVLLRTRHKNYLQATVEKLINNVQASRSTRLKRILEDIREEDGEAEVRERMQILSSQLIDCISNLHDVFASRIFVATCRGFWDRMGEIVLKFLESRKENKVWYNGSCYALGILDDTFASQMQRLLGNSLQEKDLEPPRSVIEARSILCRDTANATETSTYFYV